The nucleotide sequence AGCTATGTGTTACAAATAACCTCTCAGACGGATAATATCAAAACATTATACCCCATGCCGAAAATAATGATGAATAATCAGTCCTCGGTTTTTGGGTTTAAAAATAATTGCCCTGCAGTTATGATCTTCTTATCTTTGATGCTCTCAAATATTTGCACCCGTAGCTCAATTGGATAGAGTACCTGACTACGAATCAGGCGGTTGGAGGTTCGAATCCCCCCGGGTGTACATTTAAGCCCTGTAAGTCATTGATTTGCAGGGCTTTATTGTTTTAGGGGTATAATATAGGTATAACAAAGTACTCTATGATTTACTATTTTTAAATATAGGCTCACTTAAAAACTGGTTATTAGAAATAAATACTTCACTCGGCAAGTCAGCTATACTATCCAATATTGGTCTATTTTTTTCTTCAGTTAAGTCTAAATACTCAATAAAATCACTTGGATTATCACTTATTAAATCTTTCAAAATAAAAGACTGACAAAGCTTAACGTTATAGCTCTTCAAGTAATCCATAGTTTTCTTTTTTAGACTTGGCTCCATATTAGCCCCAAATATGACCGATCTTAACATACTCGGGTCGTAATCCAGTAAAGCAAAATCATTCTCACTATCTGAATCTATTTCTGATATTACTCTGTACTCTTTTTCAGCCTCCCAAACTTTATACTTCTTTCTAAATAATATTTTTACCAATTCTTCATCATTGTATTTCATTTCCTTTAACTTTTTTGCCTCAATAGAAATATCATTCGTATAGTCAACTTCCATCGGAGTTTTGCCAGAAACTATTTTAAATGATGCCTTTTCCAAAAAATCGTTATTGAACTCTAGCAACATCCCCCTGTGTCCATTTGAGTAAAAATTCCACATAGAATAAGATTTTTCATTCGTTGATAGCGAAAGAACACCATACTTATTAATTCTTGGCTTTAATACATCATCATATAATTTCTGTGCTTCACTTTTTTGTATGCGCCCATTATTTCTTGAATACTTGTAAAAATCTGGATCGCTTAAATTCTTAATTAATGGATTAAACTCAAGAGGATCGTTAAGAGTTTTTGGTTTTGAGAATTTCAATTTCAAATTACCAAAAAGACTTTTTATCACTTTGTCATTAACCGTTATGTACTTTAAATATGTAATCAAGTTAAATTTCCTAGATCTAATTTAAATGAGTTAGCAAAAAGGTTATGATATTTACAAAATTTTCGCCCTTTTCTTTGAGTTACATTTTCTACACAATAACTGAATGTTATTAGGGCCATTGCTTCCCCCTTTTGAAAATGGAATTATGTGATCGTATTCTAAATCATATTCTATTCCACAATTAACACATTGGCCCCCATCCCTATCCCATACAATTTGTTTAGTTTTAGTAGATATTCTTCTTCTTCTTTTCCCTAATTCCTCTTCTGTTTCTTTGATTGGCTTAAAGGTTATTCCCCTATACCAAGGGCCCCTAGTATTTGGTATCTCCCACTCAGTCAAATTATTGCTAATACTACCATAAGGCCCTTGATTGATGTTGTCCATCTTCCATTGGGTTGAACTTATTATTTCAAATACCTGTGCTACATTTGTAATTTTTGAACCATTCGATTTTAATGCGCTATTGATTTTTACACCTGAATGCCTTCCCTTTTTAGAGCAGGTCAAACACCTATATTGAATTGCTCCATCTTCATACACTTCAAAAATTCTATAAGTCGGCAAATGGCATTTACAACTTGCTTCTGTAATTTGAGATATCGTTGATATAAATGCCTTCCATATCTCGTTCTTTTCTGGTAAAGTTTTTTTTAGTTTAAAAACATCTTTTGTGACTTTTTTAGTTTCTTGTGCATTTCCAACTGAAGCCCAAATCAAAAATATTATTGTACCTACTATTATTACCATCCCCATGACTTCTCCAGCAACTTTGTCAAATTCACTGGCCTGTATAAACATCTTATATGTTTGTGGCATTATTAATCGATCTAAATTATTACTGTACTCTATTTAATGATTTTTGTAACCACATTAAAGATTGATTTATAACAGCGAGTTATGGGACTTACTACAAGCCCAGTGTGTAAGTCCCATAATCTTTCGGAGGCTTCGCCATCAGGTTACCGCTTCGCTATTTTTGGGCTAAATTGCATTGTAGCCCATTGCTGTTCCTCGGTACACTCGTCACAGGGAAACTCTTTTTAGTTTTAGAAAAAGGATAGACAAGAAAAAAGGCCTCCCTTTCGGGAAGCCCTCTTTTTACAAATTTATTTTATATATACCATCCTGATAGCTATTTTTTGATTCTACTCAGGCAAAATCAAAAGTCAATATCTAATGTCCAATTAGGTGTCCTACTTTTCAGGTTGAATGATCTCAATGTCTGTTCATTATTTACAATCAGAATACTGTCTGAATATATTGTACCAAATTTGGCTTCAGGAATCTCCATGTGGAGGTCAGTCATCATTTCATCACGGAATATCCTCAGGGTACATCTCCTTATATCATTAGATAGTTTGCTCCATTCTTCTAATTTCTTATTGAATTCTTGCACACCTTCCTCAAGCTTCCTGTTATATTCAGCCATACTTTTCTTCTGTCTCAACAGCTTTATTTTGACTTCTGGAATGGTATGCACTGGCATCGGCGGTATATTGCAATCATAGTTCTGAAAATACCTCAAATCACCTCCATAAGTCTGAATACCTGCCACTATACCTGCTGAAGGAATCTCTTCGATGGAAACCACCTTTCCTAAATCCTCATCGTATTTCAGCGCAAATACTTTCGAATTTCCCGTTGCCTTGTATTCTTTGTCATACTCATATTTCTGAACTATGAAATTATAAATGCCCAGTGAATCCCTTGTAGGTTTCTGTATAAAATTAGGACTCATCCCACTTAGTTCATCAAATTCATCCAAGTTTACATTGAGTTCTATCCTGCTTAGCAACTGTTTTGTGGAGAGGCTGTATTTAGTAATTAAAAATTTCTGGCGATCATAAAAACTGATGGTATCCGCATTTATGCTATCGAATGTATATTGGGTTTCATCTTCGAAGGTAGCCACATGTTTGGTAGTTTGCTCATTCAGATCCACCCTATAAACATTTATTTCTTTTGTCGATTTAGACAATTCATCTACTACGTTGTAGTAAGCAATACCTTCATTTTCGACTGTGATAGGATTCAGATAGATATTAAGATCAATTCCAGTAAGATCATCTGTTCCAAGCAAGTCAAATGCTTGATATTCGACGATATGTTCCCCGGTGTTCAGATCAACCTTATATCCATAATGTTTGGTGAAAATGTAGCCTGTATTTTTTTGCATATTCAGCGAGATATGTTGTTGATGCGGAACTTGCTTGATATCAGCAAAACTCATAATTTCACCTCGGTCACCATCTACGAAAAAAATAGTGGCCGGTTCATTGTAATTCATAATTGATCCACTTGAGGAAATAATCGGTATAATTCCTACATTTTGACAGAATGCAGGATTATTCAGAAATAGCAATAAAATGGTTGTAACTAGTGAAAGTTTTACTTCTTGATTCATTAATTTCATGACGAAGTGATTTTTTCTATGTATTGTTTCTTGGCCGCATCCGCCTTTTGCTGATCTCCCTGTTCTATGTGTATATCCTCCTCAAGCAGATGATATTTAGCTACTTTGGGATTTCTTCTCTCCAAAATTTTTAGTGCGAGAAGTGCACCGTTGTAATCCTTTTCCTTGAATCGTACAAAAGCCATCAAAAAACTAAGCTCATCTGAATCAAAATCTATTTTAAAGTTTTCAATTGCGCTCCTGTTTTCAGTTTTTGCCAGACGTGCCGATTCTCTCGCCGCTTCAAAATTACCTAGTTCAACCAGAACCCGTGTTTTCTGATATAGCATCCAAGGTTCATACTTTTGAGCAGAAGCTACCCCAGAAGAGCCTTCATTATTGAGTTTTAAGGCATGGTTAATTTTCTCAAGAGCTTGCTGATGATTGCCCGCCTTACTGAGTAATGCAGACTCAATGGTCGAAATGATGCTCTCAGATCCCCTGATATATGCTTCATATTCCGCGTCCGATGGTCCATACGCTTTCTTCCGATCCGGTAACTTCTTGTTATCCTCCAGTTTTTTCTCCAAAACGCCCTGAAAGTCCCTCAGGAAAAGGAACTCTTCCCATGCTTGGCTGAACTTACCGGAGTACAGATGTGCCAACACACCTATACCAAGCAGGTAGGTAGCATCAGTTCGATATAAACCTTCATAATTTGCTGTAAGATGTGGCAGTTCTAGATACATGAAATCACTACCCATCTTCTCTGAAAAATATCTTTTCACCGGCTGATAAAGTTTGATGCTCTCATAGTAGTTGTTTTCGGAATAAGCACTGTAGAGTAGTCGTACTGCGTTGTATGGAATTACATCATAACTTATGTCTTTCTCTATCTTCTCAGCTTCCGCTATTCTACCAATATTTCTCAGGCATCTTGCACGGATAACACGGATGGTATTCAGGTTTTCCTGGAACCCGAAATTAGCGTTGCCCATGTGGGGTACATTCTCGATTTCCGGATAGCGATGTTGTATTGTTTCTATCTGATCGATCAAATTTTTATTCCCCTCTTGGCCCATCTCATTATTGATGCTATTGGAAAGGGCATTCAGATCATTCATGTCCAACATCTGATTCGACAAAGTAAATTTCAGATACAGCAACCGTGACGGAGCTGTTATCCTTTCATATTTATAGATTTTAGCTTCAATCTTATCGAGAGACGCCAGAGTATTTTCATCATAGCTGCGATAGTTTGGAATCGTTTGAATTTCATCATACAGTTCCCGCAGCTGCTTACTCAATTGCGATATTGAGGATTCCGCTTTTCTCTGGCTTGGGCTGATTGTCGGTTCTTTATTCTTTTCCTTGCTAAATATGGAACCCAATATGAATTTTCCCACACTAACCGCCTGGGCCATATTTTCTGCCATGTTATATTCGTCGTAATCTTGTTGGCTTAAAGGGGCAACAGAACCGATGATCATTTTTTGTTGGGCAGCAGTATTTCTATAACTGTTAAATTCCTCTACCATCTTCTTAAAACGTGGATTTTCAGAATCATTAGCAGTTGAATTCAAAAAGTCCAGCATCTCGTCATCGACAATTCGCTTATTTGCCGGATTAATTACAGGAGCAGGAATACTAATCTCTTCACCATTTTCATAACTATCACTATTTTTTCCATCATTCTGCTGGTATTGGTTGGAGGTCGTTTTCTGCTGTATCGGTTGCTCTTCTTCTGTACCCTGCTGCGCTTCTTCCTCACTTCCCTGCTCGTTTCCTATCACTTCCTGCGATTCTGTAGTTTCTGCTGATGCAGCGTTGATTGCCTTTCTTATAGAATTGAGGTCATCTCCTCTGACCTCAGTAATCTCAATATTCTGAGCAAACCCTCGGTTTATCCAAATTTCTTCTCCGGTTTCCCTTCTAATATCATTGTGCTTCTGTTTTGCACTCTCACTGAATGCAGCCTCAGTATAATCGGAAGTGCTGGCACCCAGGTACTGCATGGAAAAACTGCCGCAATCCGGTGTTTGTGAGTTTAATCTCATGCAGCCGGAACCCTTCAAGTCGATGGTATATTTTTGAGCAGTCAGAGGAAATGTAATTCCGGATAGTTTGAAGCTGCCTCTTACTCCTTCATAAACAAGTCTCTGTGAATCGATTACAATATAACCCGTGCCCATAGACCTCGGAGCAGTCTTGATGACGGCATGTCCATAAATCCCATCCGAAGTTTGAAACGAAACGGTATGAGTTTGCTGTGCAACAGCATTAGAGTTTACAAAAACAATTGCCAAAACAATGACTAGGATAGACGTCTTGAAAGGTTGTACCCCGAAAAACCATTTATATTGTATCGTTGCTTTCATAATCCCGTAATTAATGTATTGTGACTGGTTTACCTGAAGAAGCTATGCCCGTTTTACATCAACATACCTCAGACTGAATTAGTAAGCACCGCATAAGCATGTCGTTCTACTTCATTTCTATATTCCATAATAAGAAAAGCCTCTATTTTGAGAAATGAATGATTAAGCTTGGGTATATTTTGGAATAGTAGTGAATCTTGACTTACAGCAAGTAACCACCGGTATAAACGAGTTTTTGTCGCTTTTTTTATTGGCAACACAAAGTGTTTATAACCTGATTCTTTTGATCATTAAAGCGGCTTTGGGCAATGGAGTCGAAACAAGTTGTTCTTTCATTGTTAAAAACATCAATTTGTGTTCCGAAGTATAACTGCAGGCGTAACTTCCCCTTCCTCAAACAGATACCATCCGCGGACGATGAGAATATCTTGCGAATTATCTCCGTCGGCATCGATGGGAAAGGTGAGATAGGTGCTGTAATCCCGCTTTTCGGGTTCATTCAGGTATAACCCCTCCACTGATCCCGTGGCATCAAAAAAGGTCCCCCCTTGGTTTATAAGCATATACCGGTCAATGAGAAGATCCGGCCAGCCGTCTTTGTTTAAGTCAACAATGTTTAATTGCGCTGTCCAGCTTTCCCAGGGCTGCGGAAGACGGTCAGCGGTATCGTCAGTAAACGTGCCGTCGCCATTGTTTAGCCAAAGCGCAAGTCGCTTGTCATTGTACTCCGGGGTCTGGGATACCAGCAGGTCGGGCCAGCCGTCAAGATTAAGATCGCCGGCCCGGAGTCTTACCGATACGTTATCAACAGTGAAGTAAGGTTCTGGAAGGGTTTTGGCAGGCGACCGGCTGAAATATCCGAAGCCGTCATTGATTAGCAGCACATCGCCACTGCCGCCAATTTCCCCAAGCATAAGGTCCAGATCGCCGTCCCGATCAACGTCCAGAAACTCTGAGTCTGTATAGGCTAGTTCCGAGGAGGCGATTTTTGGGGGAAGGCGGTCATCCTCGGCCACAAATGAGCCACTCCCATTGTTAATCTGGAGGTGCGGGCCCTCGCCGTTGAACAGATCCCCCTCGTAAATATCGATATCGCCGTCACAATCCACATCGCCCGAGGCCGAAGAATGGGTATAGCCGGTGGTTTCATGGGGAGAAAGATTAGTGGGGGCTTCTTCGGTTATCGTACCATCACCGTTGCTAAGGAAGAGACGGTTAGGAGCACCGGGAAACGGATCCTGATCATACCCACTTTGGGGGATAAATATATCGAGAATACCATCGCCGTTGAACTCAGCTGTTTCCACGTCTGCAGTATGTTCGGCCTTGATAAAGTCCGGCTCGAGAACCACTGCCGTTGCATCGGAAAATTGGCCGGTGCCGTCATTTTCCCAAAAAAGAACTTCCCCATCCTTATTTCCGGTATTATCCCAAGGCACATTGTAGCTGAAAACCATAATGTCTTCATCACCGTCCCCATCGAAATCTCCTACCGCAGCTTTATTATCATAATAAGGTGGAGGCGTAGCCTCCACAATATATTCTGAAGCGAAAGTAGGGATGCCGGCAACGGCTCCCTGCACCGGGAAATCGGTCGGTTCTTTGCAGTTGGGGTTCATCTGTGCCTTCACCTCAGCATTCACCTGAGCGGTATATCCGGCGGCATCAGCCGTAAGTACTGCCTCCCCCGGACGTGCTGCCCAATAACTCCTGGCCCATCCATTCTCATCCATAGATACAACTTCGGAATTGGAACTACTCCACGTTACCGGTTCTGAGTCAACGGGGTTGCCGTACTGATCTGCAATACTTGCAGAGACCTGGAGAGAATCGCCCCAAGTCTGTAAGGTAAACGATTCGGGCTTGACTATAAACTGCGTCGGTTCATCCGCCTCTGCCACGGCGCCAAACGTGGCCGTGGAACCAGCTTCGGATATTTTAGCTTCGACACTTTGTTTTCCGGCTATAATTCCAAGTGTCCATTGAACCTGTGTTTTTCCCTGATCATCAGTAGTTGTGCTCGAAGAACTGATGGAGCCTTCACCGGTTTTGACTAGCCAATTAACGTTTGTACCGCTTACCGGCTCTCCGTTTGATTTACTGACTTTAACTATCAGTGCCTGAGCAAGTTCGGTGGCAACTACGCCGGATTGTTCATCGCCGGATATGGCTTTAATTGAAGATTTTTCTTCGGTCGGCTCTGTAGGTGAGTCCGCATTTTTACAGCCCGCCAACAAAGTAACAAATACTGTAAATAGCAGAAGAGAGATAAGGTATGTTTTATTCTTCATAAGGTTCAATATATGACTGGCTGACTCCAGACAGCTTCTCGTTTAAATTTGAATTTCTATAATTGGGCCTCTTTAACTTACCCCTAATTATCACCAGCATGACACAAGATATCTGTGCAGTAACTGTAAATTAAAGAAAGGCACTTCCTTTTGAAGATGAATGATTAAGATTGGGTATATTTTGGAATAGTTAGCCTTGACTACTGAGTTATGGGTTGAGCTGAACAGGAATTGACCGGTGCAAAATTATAAGGTATCAAAATTCTATCAAATCAAACGCCAGGGCATATTTTACCAGCTTGTTATAGGATCTGATGTCCAACTTCCGGTTCAGGTGTTTGCGGTGGGTT is from Gracilimonas sp. and encodes:
- a CDS encoding DUF2971 domain-containing protein is translated as MKLKFSKPKTLNDPLEFNPLIKNLSDPDFYKYSRNNGRIQKSEAQKLYDDVLKPRINKYGVLSLSTNEKSYSMWNFYSNGHRGMLLEFNNDFLEKASFKIVSGKTPMEVDYTNDISIEAKKLKEMKYNDEELVKILFRKKYKVWEAEKEYRVISEIDSDSENDFALLDYDPSMLRSVIFGANMEPSLKKKTMDYLKSYNVKLCQSFILKDLISDNPSDFIEYLDLTEEKNRPILDSIADLPSEVFISNNQFLSEPIFKNSKS
- a CDS encoding HNH endonuclease signature motif containing protein, yielding MPQTYKMFIQASEFDKVAGEVMGMVIIVGTIIFLIWASVGNAQETKKVTKDVFKLKKTLPEKNEIWKAFISTISQITEASCKCHLPTYRIFEVYEDGAIQYRCLTCSKKGRHSGVKINSALKSNGSKITNVAQVFEIISSTQWKMDNINQGPYGSISNNLTEWEIPNTRGPWYRGITFKPIKETEEELGKRRRRISTKTKQIVWDRDGGQCVNCGIEYDLEYDHIIPFSKGGSNGPNNIQLLCRKCNSKKRAKIL
- a CDS encoding FG-GAP-like repeat-containing protein, whose translation is MKNKTYLISLLLFTVFVTLLAGCKNADSPTEPTEEKSSIKAISGDEQSGVVATELAQALIVKVSKSNGEPVSGTNVNWLVKTGEGSISSSSTTTDDQGKTQVQWTLGIIAGKQSVEAKISEAGSTATFGAVAEADEPTQFIVKPESFTLQTWGDSLQVSASIADQYGNPVDSEPVTWSSSNSEVVSMDENGWARSYWAARPGEAVLTADAAGYTAQVNAEVKAQMNPNCKEPTDFPVQGAVAGIPTFASEYIVEATPPPYYDNKAAVGDFDGDGDEDIMVFSYNVPWDNTGNKDGEVLFWENDGTGQFSDATAVVLEPDFIKAEHTADVETAEFNGDGILDIFIPQSGYDQDPFPGAPNRLFLSNGDGTITEEAPTNLSPHETTGYTHSSASGDVDCDGDIDIYEGDLFNGEGPHLQINNGSGSFVAEDDRLPPKIASSELAYTDSEFLDVDRDGDLDLMLGEIGGSGDVLLINDGFGYFSRSPAKTLPEPYFTVDNVSVRLRAGDLNLDGWPDLLVSQTPEYNDKRLALWLNNGDGTFTDDTADRLPQPWESWTAQLNIVDLNKDGWPDLLIDRYMLINQGGTFFDATGSVEGLYLNEPEKRDYSTYLTFPIDADGDNSQDILIVRGWYLFEEGEVTPAVILRNTN